One Fundulus heteroclitus isolate FHET01 chromosome 1, MU-UCD_Fhet_4.1, whole genome shotgun sequence genomic window carries:
- the LOC105927137 gene encoding small integral membrane protein 4 has product MFYRSKSIKGLLSIVPGKHRLGAYRFLPIFFCIGGVMEWIMINVRIGHETFYDVYRRKKSERQYQQKIADGLFAQPGAK; this is encoded by the exons ATGTTTTACAGAAGCAAGAGCATAAAAGGTTTGCTGAGTATTGTCCCTGGGAAACACCGGCTGGGAGCCTACAGGTTCCTACCTATCTTCTTCTGCATAGGAGGAGTCATGGAGTGGATCATGATCAACGTGAGGATAGGACACGAAACTTTCT atgacGTTTACAGAAGGAAGAAATCGGAGCGGCAGTACCAGCAGAAGATAGCAGATGGTCTGTTTGCTCAACCTGGAGCCAAGTGA
- the kctd6b gene encoding BTB/POZ domain-containing protein KCTD6 yields MDNGDWGHRMTTPVTLNVGGHLYTTSLSTLQRYPDSMLGAMFRGDFPTTRDSQGNYFIDRDGTLFRYILNFLRTSELTLPVDFTETDLLRKEADFYQIEPLIQCLSDPKPLYPPDIFEQVVELSSTRKLSKYSNPVAVIITQLTITTKVHALLEGISNNFTKWNKHMMDTRDCQVSFTFGPCDYHQEVSLRVHLMDYIMKQGFTIRNTRVHHMSERANENTVEHHWTFCRPAHKVED; encoded by the exons ATGGATAATGGAGACTGGGGCCATAGG ATGACTACCCCTGTGACCCTAAACGTTGGCGGCCACCTGTACACCACcagcctgtccaccctccagcGTTATCCTGACTCCATGCTTGGCGCCATGTTCCGGGGAGACTTCCCCACAACTCGCGATTCCCAGGGGAACTATTTCATCGACCGCGACGGAACGCTGTTCCGCTACATCCTGAACTTCCTGCGGACGTCTGAGCTCACCCTGCCTGTGGATTTCACAGAGACAGACCTGCTGAGGAAGGAGGCAGACTTCTACCAGATCGAACCACTGATCCAGTGCCTTAGCGACCCCAAGCCGCTGTACCCCCCAGACATCTTTGAGCAGGTAGTGGAGCTCTCCAGCACTCGGAAACTGTCGAAATACTCCAACCCAGTGGCGGTTATCATCACACAGCTCACCATAACAACGAAGGTCCACGCCCTGCTGGAGGGCATTTCCAACAACTTTACCAAGTGGAACAAACACATGATGGACACCAGGGACTGCCAGGTGTCGTTCACCTTCGGACCATGTGACTATCACCAAGAGGTGTCTTTAAGAGTTCACCTCATGGACTACATAATGAAGCAAGGCTTCACCATCCGGAACACGCGGGTGCACCACATGAGCGAGCGTGCTAACGAGAACACCGTGGAGCATCACTGGACTTTCTGTAGACCGGCTCACAAAGTCGAAGACTGA
- the abhd6b gene encoding monoacylglycerol lipase ABHD6b isoform X1, whose amino-acid sequence MRLCVTEEGQFMKIFWIFRAAMAAELDVVNLFFIAGATLAIPILVFLASFFLWPSVLIQVYYWYWRRTLGLQVRYADCGGYRFCYSYRGKPGMRPSILMLHGFSAHKDMWLTVVKYLPKHLHIVCVDMPGHEGTTRTNTEDYSIQGQVRRIHQFVGNIHLNRKAFHLVGTAMGGNVAGVYAACYPSEICSITLICPDGIRHQCETKFDNHLQDLEHSNFTLNIPLIPTTPDEMEDMFRLCSHVRFKIPQQILQGLVDVREPHNAFYEEVFMEIIGDKSRYALHEHLHLITSPLQVIWGKQDQVVDVSGATVIAELVPGCRVDLLDSCGHSVVMEKPCRTAKLILEFIIMQQNARSGTKKSS is encoded by the exons ATGCGCCTTTGTGTAACAGAAGAAGGACAGTTCATGAAAA TTTTCTGGATTTTTAGGGCAGCCATGGCAGCTGAGCTGGATGTGGTGAACCTGTTCTTTATTGCTGGAGCAACACTGGCGATTCCCATCTTGGTTTTTCTGGCTTCCTTCTTTCTCTGGCCATCTGTACTCATTCAAGTATATTACTG GTACTGGAGAAGGACTTTGGGCCTACAGGTTCGCTATGCAGACTGCGGAGGTTATCGCTTCTGTTATTCCTACAGAGGAAAGCCTGGGATGAGACCCTCCATCCTGATGCTTCATGGCTTCTCTGCTCACAAAGACATGTGGCTGACTGTTGTCAAG tattTACCAAAACACTTGCACATCGTGTGTGTGGACATGCCTGGCCACGAGGGGACGACACGCACCAACACGGAGGATTACTCCATTCAGGGGCAGGTCAGAAGGATCCATCAG TTTGTGGGAAACATTCACTTGAACAGAAAAGCGTTCCATCTGGTGGGAACCGCCATGGGGGGAAACGTTGCTGGGGTTTATGCAGCCTGCTATCCCTCTGAAATCTGCAGCATTACTCTCATCTGTCCCGACG GAATAAGACACCAATGTGAGACCAAGTTTGACAATCACCTTCAAGACCTGGAACACAGCAACTTCACGCTGAACATCCCTTTGATCCCAACCACACCGGACGAGATGGAGGACATGTTCAGACTCTGTTCTCATGTTCGCTTCAAAATTCCCCAGCAG ATCCTTCAAGGACTGGTTGACGTCCGAGAACCTCACAACGCATTTTACGAAGAAG TATTCATGGAGATCATCGGTGATAAATCAAGATATGCCTTACATGAGCATTTGCATCTCATAACCTCGCCTTTACAAGTGATTTGGGGCAAGCAAGATCAG GTGGTGGATGTCTCTGGAGCTACAGTCATTGCAGAGCTGGTGCCTGGATGCAGAGTGGACTTGCTGGACAGCTGCGGTCACTCTGTGGTGATGGAAAAGCCTTGTCGGACAGCCAAACTTATCCTGGAGTTCATTATCATGCAGCAGAATGCCAGGAGCGGCACCAAGAAGTCTTCTTGA
- the abhd6b gene encoding monoacylglycerol lipase ABHD6b isoform X2, whose protein sequence is MAAELDVVNLFFIAGATLAIPILVFLASFFLWPSVLIQVYYWYWRRTLGLQVRYADCGGYRFCYSYRGKPGMRPSILMLHGFSAHKDMWLTVVKYLPKHLHIVCVDMPGHEGTTRTNTEDYSIQGQVRRIHQFVGNIHLNRKAFHLVGTAMGGNVAGVYAACYPSEICSITLICPDGIRHQCETKFDNHLQDLEHSNFTLNIPLIPTTPDEMEDMFRLCSHVRFKIPQQILQGLVDVREPHNAFYEEVFMEIIGDKSRYALHEHLHLITSPLQVIWGKQDQVVDVSGATVIAELVPGCRVDLLDSCGHSVVMEKPCRTAKLILEFIIMQQNARSGTKKSS, encoded by the exons ATGGCAGCTGAGCTGGATGTGGTGAACCTGTTCTTTATTGCTGGAGCAACACTGGCGATTCCCATCTTGGTTTTTCTGGCTTCCTTCTTTCTCTGGCCATCTGTACTCATTCAAGTATATTACTG GTACTGGAGAAGGACTTTGGGCCTACAGGTTCGCTATGCAGACTGCGGAGGTTATCGCTTCTGTTATTCCTACAGAGGAAAGCCTGGGATGAGACCCTCCATCCTGATGCTTCATGGCTTCTCTGCTCACAAAGACATGTGGCTGACTGTTGTCAAG tattTACCAAAACACTTGCACATCGTGTGTGTGGACATGCCTGGCCACGAGGGGACGACACGCACCAACACGGAGGATTACTCCATTCAGGGGCAGGTCAGAAGGATCCATCAG TTTGTGGGAAACATTCACTTGAACAGAAAAGCGTTCCATCTGGTGGGAACCGCCATGGGGGGAAACGTTGCTGGGGTTTATGCAGCCTGCTATCCCTCTGAAATCTGCAGCATTACTCTCATCTGTCCCGACG GAATAAGACACCAATGTGAGACCAAGTTTGACAATCACCTTCAAGACCTGGAACACAGCAACTTCACGCTGAACATCCCTTTGATCCCAACCACACCGGACGAGATGGAGGACATGTTCAGACTCTGTTCTCATGTTCGCTTCAAAATTCCCCAGCAG ATCCTTCAAGGACTGGTTGACGTCCGAGAACCTCACAACGCATTTTACGAAGAAG TATTCATGGAGATCATCGGTGATAAATCAAGATATGCCTTACATGAGCATTTGCATCTCATAACCTCGCCTTTACAAGTGATTTGGGGCAAGCAAGATCAG GTGGTGGATGTCTCTGGAGCTACAGTCATTGCAGAGCTGGTGCCTGGATGCAGAGTGGACTTGCTGGACAGCTGCGGTCACTCTGTGGTGATGGAAAAGCCTTGTCGGACAGCCAAACTTATCCTGGAGTTCATTATCATGCAGCAGAATGCCAGGAGCGGCACCAAGAAGTCTTCTTGA
- the slmapb gene encoding sarcolemma associated protein b isoform X2: protein MDQKELSDPLNNVSLIKDDLTRSNMGSAGESEKMIQRLNDELREARELANTEKQKCIELKGVLEEERKGHKQQADQSSQQIKHLQGQLQQLQEEVGVLREQLNVSSGSRDELQRAQDEVKSLKRTLEAASAERDRDVAGIQSNLATASKDLDKWRQTANKYEREIEDLRRDLEQQSKQWQKTAEIQASELQSMQVECNGLQKECSVLRSDKQDMVNKHQKEKNSLQSECASLRAEKEELLKAHQKEKASVQSQCAALRSEKEALLQKQQQMEQDLVGLRGQNTDLNSKLKVLEESQQELVKSLDALKLQQKQDNSKLQTQLDEAESRSKALQKEYEEAQVELSDLKEKYEKTEQEKQVLTDQLDDFKAGMKDLEEKGSKKPWMTWGPVVAVALTAVTAAVLFRT from the exons ATGGATCAGAAGGAGCTGAGTGATCCACTCAACAACGTTTCTTTGATTAAAG atGATCTGACCAGGTCCAACATGGGTTCTGCTGGTGAATCTGAGAAAATGATTCAGCGCTTGAATGATGAACTTCGAGAGGCTCGGGAGCTAGCTAATACAGAGAAGCAGAAATGCATCGAGCTAAAAG gtgttctggaagaagaaaggaaaggGCATAAACAACAAGCTGACCAATCTTCACAACAGATCAAACATCTCCAag gccagctgcagcagctccaagAGGAGGTGGGTGTTCTGAGGGAGCAGTTAAATGTCTCCTCCGGTTCCCGTGACGAGCTACAAAGAGCACAAGATGAGGTGAAGTCGCTGAAACGGACCCTGGAGGCAGCCTCTGCAGAGCGGGACCGTGACGTCGCCGGCATCCAGTCTAACCTAGCAACCGCCTCCAAGGACCTGGACAAGTGGCGTCAGACAGCCAACAAATACGAGCGGGAGATTGAAGACCTGCGTCGTGATCTGGAGCAGCAGAGCAAACAGTGgcagaaaacagcagaaatacAAG CCAGTGAGCTGCAGTCTATGCAGGTGGAGTGTAATGGTCTCCAGAAAGAGTGCTCTGTCCTGCGATCTGACAAACAGGACATGGTGAATAAGCAtcagaaagaaaagaacagcCTGCAGAGCGAATGTGCCTCTCTCAGGGCAGAGAAGGAGGAACTCCTCAAGGCTCACCAGAAAGAAAAGGCCAGTGTGCAGAGTCAATGTGCAGCACTGCGCAGTGAGAAAGAGGCGTTACtgcagaaacagcagcagatgGAGCAGGACCTTGTCGG TTTGCGTGGCCAGAACACTGACCTGAACAGCAAACTCAAAGTCCTGGAGGAATCCCAGCAGGAGCTGGTGAAGAGCCTGGATGCCCTAAAACTTCAGCAAAAGCAGGATAACAGCAAGCTGCAAACTCAGCTGGATGAGGCAGAAAGCCGCAGCAAGGCTCTGCAGAAAGAG TACGAGGAGGCTCAGGTGGAGCTGTCTGACTTAAAGGAAAAATATGAGAAGACCGAGCAGGAGAAACAGGTGCTTACAGATCAACTGGATGATTTCAAAGCCGGCATGAAGGATTTAGAGGAGAAAGGGTCAAAG AAGCCGTGGATGACCTGGGGACCTGTGGTTGCTGTGGCTCTTACAGCTGTGACGGCCGCGGTGCTCTTCAGAACCTGA
- the slmapb gene encoding sarcolemma associated protein b isoform X1: MDQKELSDPLNNVSLIKDDLTRSNMGSAGESEKMIQRLNDELREARELANTEKQKCIELKGVLEEERKGHKQQADQSSQQIKHLQGQLQQLQEEVGVLREQLNVSSGSRDELQRAQDEVKSLKRTLEAASAERDRDVAGIQSNLATASKDLDKWRQTANKYEREIEDLRRDLEQQSKQWQKTAEIQASELQSMQVECNGLQKECSVLRSDKQDMVNKHQKEKNSLQSECASLRAEKEELLKAHQKEKASVQSQCAALRSEKEALLQKQQQMEQDLVGLRGQNTDLNSKLKVLEESQQELVKSLDALKLQQKQDNSKLQTQLDEAESRSKALQKEYEEAQVELSDLKEKYEKTEQEKQVLTDQLDDFKAGMKDLEEKGSKTPLLLPVQAIVIGLILALLFWCLGAMW, translated from the exons ATGGATCAGAAGGAGCTGAGTGATCCACTCAACAACGTTTCTTTGATTAAAG atGATCTGACCAGGTCCAACATGGGTTCTGCTGGTGAATCTGAGAAAATGATTCAGCGCTTGAATGATGAACTTCGAGAGGCTCGGGAGCTAGCTAATACAGAGAAGCAGAAATGCATCGAGCTAAAAG gtgttctggaagaagaaaggaaaggGCATAAACAACAAGCTGACCAATCTTCACAACAGATCAAACATCTCCAag gccagctgcagcagctccaagAGGAGGTGGGTGTTCTGAGGGAGCAGTTAAATGTCTCCTCCGGTTCCCGTGACGAGCTACAAAGAGCACAAGATGAGGTGAAGTCGCTGAAACGGACCCTGGAGGCAGCCTCTGCAGAGCGGGACCGTGACGTCGCCGGCATCCAGTCTAACCTAGCAACCGCCTCCAAGGACCTGGACAAGTGGCGTCAGACAGCCAACAAATACGAGCGGGAGATTGAAGACCTGCGTCGTGATCTGGAGCAGCAGAGCAAACAGTGgcagaaaacagcagaaatacAAG CCAGTGAGCTGCAGTCTATGCAGGTGGAGTGTAATGGTCTCCAGAAAGAGTGCTCTGTCCTGCGATCTGACAAACAGGACATGGTGAATAAGCAtcagaaagaaaagaacagcCTGCAGAGCGAATGTGCCTCTCTCAGGGCAGAGAAGGAGGAACTCCTCAAGGCTCACCAGAAAGAAAAGGCCAGTGTGCAGAGTCAATGTGCAGCACTGCGCAGTGAGAAAGAGGCGTTACtgcagaaacagcagcagatgGAGCAGGACCTTGTCGG TTTGCGTGGCCAGAACACTGACCTGAACAGCAAACTCAAAGTCCTGGAGGAATCCCAGCAGGAGCTGGTGAAGAGCCTGGATGCCCTAAAACTTCAGCAAAAGCAGGATAACAGCAAGCTGCAAACTCAGCTGGATGAGGCAGAAAGCCGCAGCAAGGCTCTGCAGAAAGAG TACGAGGAGGCTCAGGTGGAGCTGTCTGACTTAAAGGAAAAATATGAGAAGACCGAGCAGGAGAAACAGGTGCTTACAGATCAACTGGATGATTTCAAAGCCGGCATGAAGGATTTAGAGGAGAAAGGGTCAAAG ACACCCCTATTGCTGCCTGTTCAAGCCATAGTCATCGGCCTTATCCTGGCTTTGCTGTTTTGGTGCCTCGGCGCAATGTGGTAG